In Monomorium pharaonis isolate MP-MQ-018 chromosome 3, ASM1337386v2, whole genome shotgun sequence, a genomic segment contains:
- the LOC105835100 gene encoding upstream stimulatory factor 2 isoform X2, with protein MRYPEALAYRVVQVNGTAAIQSANEIELPVSQQGNNTVQVLTSPLNGQFYVIGNANDVFTTTQASRSLVPRTATLQIETPRNCTTSLKKRDDRRRATHNEVERRRRDKINNWITKLGKIIPDCNTGTNTTGGNSSGEGKTNYETQSKGGILARACDYITELRTANQTLGQCLRDNEKLRQEITALKLLVNQLKRENLQLRSQASSSSSTGSTDVIHLSP; from the exons ATGCGTTATCCAGAAGCTTTAGCGTACCGAGTTGTCCAGGTGAATGGTACAGCGGCAATACAGTCGGCCAATGAGATAGAACTTCCTGTGTCCCAACAGGGAAATAATACTGTACAGGTTCTAACTTCACCACTGAATGGCCAGTTTTATGTCATTGGGAATGCCAATGATGTTTTTACTACAACTCAGGCATCGAGATCTTTGGTGCCAAGAACAGCCACGTTGCAGATAGAAACCCCAAGGAATTGCACCACTAGTTTGAAAAAG agAGATGACAGGCGAAGGGCAACGCACAATGAAGTCGAGCGCCGCCgtagagataaaataaataattggatTACAAAGTTGGGCAAGATCATCCCTGATTGCAATACCGGAACTAATACCACTGGCGGCAATAGTAGTGGAGAAGGAAAAACCAACTACGAAACTCAG AGTAAAGGAGGCATCTTGGCGAGAGCCTGCGATTATATAACTGAATTGCGTACAGCTAATCAAACCCTGGGTCAATGCTTGCGAGATAATGAAAAACTACGACAAGAGATTACGGCGCTGAAACTATTagttaatcaattaaaacgtGAAAATCTCCAACTTAGATCGCAGGCATCGTCTTCATCATCAACCGGCAGTACCGATGTTATACATTTGAGTCCTTAA
- the LOC105835098 gene encoding V-type proton ATPase catalytic subunit A has product MTNQSLAKIAHEEREGKFGYVYAVSGPVVTAEKMSGSAMYELVRVGYYELVGEIIRLEGDMATIQVYEETSGVTVGDPVLRTGKPLSVELGPGILGSIFDGIQRPLKDINELTSSIYIPKGVNVPALSRTASWEFNPHNVKNGSHITGGDLYGVVHENTLVKHWMILPPKCKGTVTYIAPVGNYTVDDVVLETEFDGERQKYTMLQVWPVRQPRPVTEKLPANHPLLTGQRVLDSLFPCVQGGTTAIPGAFGCGKTVISQALSKYSNSDVIIYVGCGERGNEMSEVLRDFPELTVEIEGVTESIMKRTALVANTSNMPVAAREASIYTGITLSEYFRDMGYNVSMMADSTSRWAEALREISGRLAEMPADSGYPAYLGARLASFYERAGRVKCLGNPDREGSVSIVGAVSPPGGDFSDPVTSATLGIVQVFWGLDKKLAQRKHFPSINWLISYSKYLRALDDFYDKNFPEFVPLRTKVKEILQEEEDLSEIVQLVGKASLAETDKITLEVAKLLKDDFLQQNSYSPYDRFCPFYKTVGMLRNMIAFYDMARHAVESTAQSDNKITWNVIRDSMGNILYQLSSMKFKDPVKDGEAKIRADFDQLHEDIQQAFRNLED; this is encoded by the exons ATGACAAACCAGAGTTTGGCGAAGATTGCGCATGAGGAGCGGGAGGGCAAGTTTGGATATGTCTATGCAGTATCCGGACCTG TTGTTACCGCTGAAAAAATGTCTGGCTCAGCTATGTATGAACTGGTACGAGTCGGTTATTATGAGCTAGTAGGAGAGATTATCAGATTGGAAGGCGACATGGCTACAATACAG GTATATGAAGAGACAAGTGGTGTGACAGTTGGTGATCCCGTGCTTCGCACCGGAAAACCACTGTCCGTCGAATTGGGTCCTGGCATTCTTGGCAGCATCTTCGACGGTATTCAACGGCCATTGAAAGACATCAACGAGCTGACGAGCTCGATTTACATCCCAAAAGGTGTCAACGTGCCCGCACTTTCGCGTACTGCTTCCTGGGAATTCAATCCACATAACGTGAAAAATGGTAGCCATATCACAGGCGGTGACTTATATGGTGTTGTACATGAGAATACTTTGGTAAAACATTGGATGATTCTGCCACCTAAGTGCAAAGGCACGGTCACGTACATCGCGCCCGTTGGCAACTACACCGTCGAT GATGTTGTATTAGAGACCGAATTCGATGGTGAGAGACAAAAATATACCATGCTTCAG GTATGGCCAGTCCGCCAACCTCGCCCGGTCACTGAAAAATTACCAGCTAATCATCCTCTACTCACTGGTCAGCGAGTTCTGGATTCTCTCTTTCC ATGCGTCCAGGGTGGAACTACAGCTATTCCCGGTGCTTTCGGTTGCGGCAAAACTGTTATCTCGCAGGCCTTATCTAAATATTCCAACTCCGATGTAATCATTTATGTAGGTTGCGGAGAACGTGGTAACGAAATGTCTGAAGTATTGCGCGATTTTCCTGAATTGACTGTGGAGATTGAAGGTGTTACCGAGTCCATCATGAAACGTACTGCTCTGGTCGCTAATACGTCTAACATGCCAGTAGCCGCGCGTGAAGCGTCCATCTATACTG GTATTACGCTGTCTGAATATTTCCGTGATATGGGTTACAACGTATCGATGATGGCGGACTCGACATCTCGTTGGGCTGAAGCTCTCCGAGAAATTTCGGGTCGTTTAGCTGAAATGCCTGCCGATTCTGGTTATCCTGCTTATCTCGGTGCTCGTTTAGCCAGCTTTTACGAACGCGCCGGCAG AGTAAAGTGTTTGGGTAACCCAGACCGTGAAGGATCTGTTAGTATCGTCGGTGCTGTATCACCACCAGGTGGTGACTTTTCCGATCCTGTGACCAGCGCTACACTGGGTATTGTGCAG GTATTTTGGGGTTTGGATAAGAAACTTGCGCAACGTAAACATTTTCCATCTATTAATTGGCTCATATCATACAGCAAGTATTTACGAGCATTGGATGATTTCTACGACAAAAATTTCCCAGAGTTTGTTCCATTGAGAACGAAAGTAAAGGAGATCTTGCAAGAGGAGGAAGATCTGTCAGAAATCGTGCAACTAGTAGGCAAAGCTTCGCTCGCCGAAACAGATAAAATAACACTTGAAGTAGCGAAATTGCTGAAAGACGATTTCCTGCAACAAAACAG CTACTCGCCGTACGATCGTTTCTGTCCATTTTACAAGACCGTAGGAATGTTGCGAAATATGATCGCATTCTACGATATGGCGAGACACGCGGTGGAATCGACAGCTCAATCAGATAACAAAATCACATGGAATGTCATCAGGGACAGTATGGGCAATATCCTGTATCAATTGAGCTCTATGAAGTTCAAG GACCCTGTTAAGGACGGCGAGGCAAAAATCAGGGCAGACTTTGATCAGTTGCATGAAGATATTCAACAAGCGTTCAGGAATTTAGAAGACTAA
- the LOC105835100 gene encoding upstream stimulatory factor 2 isoform X1, translated as MDILEQQLEQQDVSVKDDGGDATGIVIEEAEIVDCEGEPVGEDEMRYPEALAYRVVQVNGTAAIQSANEIELPVSQQGNNTVQVLTSPLNGQFYVIGNANDVFTTTQASRSLVPRTATLQIETPRNCTTSLKKRDDRRRATHNEVERRRRDKINNWITKLGKIIPDCNTGTNTTGGNSSGEGKTNYETQSKGGILARACDYITELRTANQTLGQCLRDNEKLRQEITALKLLVNQLKRENLQLRSQASSSSSTGSTDVIHLSP; from the exons ATGGACATTTTGGAACAGCAGCTCGAGCAACAGGATGTCAG CGTGAAGGATGACGGCGGTGACGCTACAGGGATCGTTATAGAGGAGGCGGAAATTGTGGATTGCGAAG GTGAACCTGTCGGAGAGGATGAGATGCGTTATCCAGAAGCTTTAGCGTACCGAGTTGTCCAGGTGAATGGTACAGCGGCAATACAGTCGGCCAATGAGATAGAACTTCCTGTGTCCCAACAGGGAAATAATACTGTACAGGTTCTAACTTCACCACTGAATGGCCAGTTTTATGTCATTGGGAATGCCAATGATGTTTTTACTACAACTCAGGCATCGAGATCTTTGGTGCCAAGAACAGCCACGTTGCAGATAGAAACCCCAAGGAATTGCACCACTAGTTTGAAAAAG agAGATGACAGGCGAAGGGCAACGCACAATGAAGTCGAGCGCCGCCgtagagataaaataaataattggatTACAAAGTTGGGCAAGATCATCCCTGATTGCAATACCGGAACTAATACCACTGGCGGCAATAGTAGTGGAGAAGGAAAAACCAACTACGAAACTCAG AGTAAAGGAGGCATCTTGGCGAGAGCCTGCGATTATATAACTGAATTGCGTACAGCTAATCAAACCCTGGGTCAATGCTTGCGAGATAATGAAAAACTACGACAAGAGATTACGGCGCTGAAACTATTagttaatcaattaaaacgtGAAAATCTCCAACTTAGATCGCAGGCATCGTCTTCATCATCAACCGGCAGTACCGATGTTATACATTTGAGTCCTTAA
- the LOC105835096 gene encoding probable N-acetyltransferase san has product MTRSKIELGDVTPHNIKQLKLLNQVVFPVSYNEKFYKDVLEAGELAKLAYYNDIVVGAVCCRVDTSENSRRLYIMTLGCLYPYRRLGIGTVMVQHVLNYVNKDGNFDSIFLHVQISNEGAIDFYKKFGFEIVETKEHYYKRIEPADAHVLQKTLRPQTNQTNHQTVN; this is encoded by the exons ATGACCAG gTCGAAAATAGAACTGGGCGATGTGACACCACACAACATAAAGCAGCTGAAATTGCTCAATCAAGTTGTGTTTCCAGTCTCATACAACGAAAAGTTTTACAAAGACGTATTGGAAGCTGGAGAACTTGCCAAGCTAGCATATTACAATGATATAGTG GTTGGAGCAGTTTGTTGCCGTGTAGATACTTCAGAAAATTCTAgacgtttatatataatgacaTTGGGTTGTCTCTATCCTTATAGAAGATTAGGAATTGGCACTGTTATGGTCCAGCATGTTTTAAACTACGTTAATAAGGATGGCAATTTCGATTCTATCTTCCT ACATGTTCAAATAAGTAACGAGGGTGCGATTGacttttataagaaattcGGATTTGAGATTGTCGAAACTAAAGAACATTACTATAAAAGAATAGAACCAGCGGACGCGCACGTGCTGCAGAAAACGCTGCGTCCACAAACGAATCAAACGAATCATCAAACGGTCAACTAA
- the LOC105832085 gene encoding uncharacterized protein LOC105832085 isoform X1, protein MATTEKEITDLLWEEMKMFATEQQQCFYELLADPDWTIYKSDKHKYLKQNIGYAIYGSPESTKDAKKEEPSSCYYETKNSNDMDDVADTVKYNNQAKKVIDKIYEQICKCTIETDDTEQIYFSIIFNLIFRSKTNVKPKKEVKKKVKKEAKAEIKEKAKEDKKELLIVNPVPIFKIRKSVQNNFKTTKSIEQENTPIADEIQYETWYIDTNARVYKTWADYKKNNNLPQCTMVVPKDGFYQADPDYPITEEYSTVWLEIMDSPACTWKAKICNGIDIASSVIGIGTVGLGVASLLTPLAPVVIVSGIAATGVTSAWTLGRNSQHLVDRSSHKESVHLFNKEAFPHYLGIAGTTFGLGAVGGSVIISNVAARGMTVNTFAKVAFDTVQRGNLFLNGVGMLYQGYYMIDKYITGETVTVGDALNLATHIMFFCGSIVKVQFANEIIESTQGKVINDYKESLSSKRLRKKYNRVVRNAAENNVSKISENADVISYITKSKELLSNQPAANSSNQILNNRNIVWSCKGGRLRVNGIVLLDPVEYVTRLIKLGIFIEVNQNNSSGPQNHTNDAVADQLLQVFCNLLSRYYDSDDCPRTKNLPIVPDFEPLIREMSSMHINEDYLKMLFKITEKLMKRSRSMDDFLFQTFTFVWQYCKANLRQWGMSLCYYTQSISSSKILQKIIIAIFEAIDVVLNNLFCAFGMYIDSNMDR, encoded by the exons GAAGAGATGAAGATGTTTGCTACAGAACAACAGCAATGCTTCTATGAGCTTCTTGCCGATCCTGATTggacaatatataaaagtgataaacataaatatttaaaacagaatATTGGATATGCGATTTATGGATCACCGGAAAGCACCAAGGACGCCAAAAAAGAGGAACCCAGTAGCTGTTattatgaaacaaaaaattcgaATGATATGGATGATGTAGCAGACACAGTGAAATATAATAACCAAGCTAAAAAAGtcatagataaaatttatgaacagATATGCAAGTGTACAATAGAAACTGATGATActgaacaaatttattttagtatcatttttaatttaatatttcgttCAAAAACAAATGTGAAACCTAAGAAAGAAgtgaaaaagaaagtaaagaaAGAGGCAAAagcagaaataaaagaaaaagcaaaagaagataaaaaagaactaCTTATTGTAAATCCTGttcctatttttaaaattagaaagagtgttcaaaacaattttaaaactacaAAGAGCATTGAACAAGAGAATACACCAATTGCTGATGAAATACAATACGAAACATGGTACATTGATACTAATGCCAGAGTATACAAAACTTGGGCagactataaaaaaaataataatttaccaCAATGCACTATGGTTGTTCCAAAGGATGGTTTTTATCAAGCAGATCCAGATTATCCAATTACAGAGGAATATTCGACAGTTTGGCTAGAGATCATGGATTCCCCTGCGTGTACGTGGAAGGCAAAAATTTGCAATGGAATTGATATTGCTTCCAGTGTTATCGGAATTGGCACAGTTGGCTTGGGTGTCGCGTCACTGTTAACACCTCTCGCGCCAGTTGTTATTGTGTCAG gTATTGCTGCTACTGGTGTAACTAGTGCTTGGACACTTGGCCGAAATTCCCAACATTTAGTAGATCGCAGTAGCCACAAAGAATCCGTTCATCTTTTCAACAAAGAAGCATTTCCCCATTATCTCGGCATAGCTGGTACCACATTTGGTTTAGGAGCAGTTGGAGGATCAGTGATTATTTCTAACGTTGCTGCACGCGGTATGACAGTAAATACCTTTGCAAAAGTGGCATTCGATACTGTACAACGTGGAAACCTGTTCTTGAACGGTGTTGGCATGCTATATCAAGGTTATTATATGATAGACAAATATATAACGGGGGAAACAGTAACTGTCGGAGATGCGTTAAATTTGGCAACgcatattatgtttttctgCGGCTCCATAGTAAAAGTTCAATTTGCCAACGAGATTATCGAGAGTACGCAAGGTAAAGTTATCAATGATTACAAAGAAAGTTTGAGCTCCAAACGTCTTCGTAAAAAATACAATCGCGTTGTGAGAAACGCTGCCGAAAATAATGTATCTAAAATATCCGAGAATGCAGACGTGATaagttatataacaaaaagcAAAGAGCTCTTATCTAATCAACCTGCAGCTAACAGCAGTAATCAGATATTAAACAATCGCAATATCGTATGGTCATGCAAAGGTGGTAGATTAAGAGTCAACGGCATTGTATTGCTAGATCCTGTTGAGTATGTTACTCGCCTTATAAAATTGGGTATATTCATCGAAGTCAACCAAAACAATTCATCTGGTCCGCAAAATCATACTAATGATGCTGTCGCTGATCAGTTACTACAAGTATTCTGTAACTTATTATCGAGATACTATGATAGCGATGACTGTCCTAGGACCAAAAATCTACCAATAGTGCCAGATTTTGAACCGCTGATAAGGGAAATGAGTTCTATGCATATTAATGAAGATTATTTGAAGATGCTGTTCAAAATCACGGAAAAATTAATGAAGCGTTCTAGAAGTATGGACGACTTTCTATTTCAAACGTTTACTTTTGTTTGGCAATATTGTAAAGCAAACTTGAGACAGTGGGGCATGAGCTTATGCTATTATACGCAAAGCATTTCTAGCAGTAAGatcttgcaaaaaattatcattgcaATTTTTGAAGCAATTGATGTGGTGCTTAATAATTTGTTCTGTGCCTTTGGGATGTATATAGATTCCAATATGGATAGATAA
- the LOC105832085 gene encoding uncharacterized protein LOC105832085 isoform X2: MKMFATEQQQCFYELLADPDWTIYKSDKHKYLKQNIGYAIYGSPESTKDAKKEEPSSCYYETKNSNDMDDVADTVKYNNQAKKVIDKIYEQICKCTIETDDTEQIYFSIIFNLIFRSKTNVKPKKEVKKKVKKEAKAEIKEKAKEDKKELLIVNPVPIFKIRKSVQNNFKTTKSIEQENTPIADEIQYETWYIDTNARVYKTWADYKKNNNLPQCTMVVPKDGFYQADPDYPITEEYSTVWLEIMDSPACTWKAKICNGIDIASSVIGIGTVGLGVASLLTPLAPVVIVSGIAATGVTSAWTLGRNSQHLVDRSSHKESVHLFNKEAFPHYLGIAGTTFGLGAVGGSVIISNVAARGMTVNTFAKVAFDTVQRGNLFLNGVGMLYQGYYMIDKYITGETVTVGDALNLATHIMFFCGSIVKVQFANEIIESTQGKVINDYKESLSSKRLRKKYNRVVRNAAENNVSKISENADVISYITKSKELLSNQPAANSSNQILNNRNIVWSCKGGRLRVNGIVLLDPVEYVTRLIKLGIFIEVNQNNSSGPQNHTNDAVADQLLQVFCNLLSRYYDSDDCPRTKNLPIVPDFEPLIREMSSMHINEDYLKMLFKITEKLMKRSRSMDDFLFQTFTFVWQYCKANLRQWGMSLCYYTQSISSSKILQKIIIAIFEAIDVVLNNLFCAFGMYIDSNMDR; this comes from the exons ATGAAGATGTTTGCTACAGAACAACAGCAATGCTTCTATGAGCTTCTTGCCGATCCTGATTggacaatatataaaagtgataaacataaatatttaaaacagaatATTGGATATGCGATTTATGGATCACCGGAAAGCACCAAGGACGCCAAAAAAGAGGAACCCAGTAGCTGTTattatgaaacaaaaaattcgaATGATATGGATGATGTAGCAGACACAGTGAAATATAATAACCAAGCTAAAAAAGtcatagataaaatttatgaacagATATGCAAGTGTACAATAGAAACTGATGATActgaacaaatttattttagtatcatttttaatttaatatttcgttCAAAAACAAATGTGAAACCTAAGAAAGAAgtgaaaaagaaagtaaagaaAGAGGCAAAagcagaaataaaagaaaaagcaaaagaagataaaaaagaactaCTTATTGTAAATCCTGttcctatttttaaaattagaaagagtgttcaaaacaattttaaaactacaAAGAGCATTGAACAAGAGAATACACCAATTGCTGATGAAATACAATACGAAACATGGTACATTGATACTAATGCCAGAGTATACAAAACTTGGGCagactataaaaaaaataataatttaccaCAATGCACTATGGTTGTTCCAAAGGATGGTTTTTATCAAGCAGATCCAGATTATCCAATTACAGAGGAATATTCGACAGTTTGGCTAGAGATCATGGATTCCCCTGCGTGTACGTGGAAGGCAAAAATTTGCAATGGAATTGATATTGCTTCCAGTGTTATCGGAATTGGCACAGTTGGCTTGGGTGTCGCGTCACTGTTAACACCTCTCGCGCCAGTTGTTATTGTGTCAG gTATTGCTGCTACTGGTGTAACTAGTGCTTGGACACTTGGCCGAAATTCCCAACATTTAGTAGATCGCAGTAGCCACAAAGAATCCGTTCATCTTTTCAACAAAGAAGCATTTCCCCATTATCTCGGCATAGCTGGTACCACATTTGGTTTAGGAGCAGTTGGAGGATCAGTGATTATTTCTAACGTTGCTGCACGCGGTATGACAGTAAATACCTTTGCAAAAGTGGCATTCGATACTGTACAACGTGGAAACCTGTTCTTGAACGGTGTTGGCATGCTATATCAAGGTTATTATATGATAGACAAATATATAACGGGGGAAACAGTAACTGTCGGAGATGCGTTAAATTTGGCAACgcatattatgtttttctgCGGCTCCATAGTAAAAGTTCAATTTGCCAACGAGATTATCGAGAGTACGCAAGGTAAAGTTATCAATGATTACAAAGAAAGTTTGAGCTCCAAACGTCTTCGTAAAAAATACAATCGCGTTGTGAGAAACGCTGCCGAAAATAATGTATCTAAAATATCCGAGAATGCAGACGTGATaagttatataacaaaaagcAAAGAGCTCTTATCTAATCAACCTGCAGCTAACAGCAGTAATCAGATATTAAACAATCGCAATATCGTATGGTCATGCAAAGGTGGTAGATTAAGAGTCAACGGCATTGTATTGCTAGATCCTGTTGAGTATGTTACTCGCCTTATAAAATTGGGTATATTCATCGAAGTCAACCAAAACAATTCATCTGGTCCGCAAAATCATACTAATGATGCTGTCGCTGATCAGTTACTACAAGTATTCTGTAACTTATTATCGAGATACTATGATAGCGATGACTGTCCTAGGACCAAAAATCTACCAATAGTGCCAGATTTTGAACCGCTGATAAGGGAAATGAGTTCTATGCATATTAATGAAGATTATTTGAAGATGCTGTTCAAAATCACGGAAAAATTAATGAAGCGTTCTAGAAGTATGGACGACTTTCTATTTCAAACGTTTACTTTTGTTTGGCAATATTGTAAAGCAAACTTGAGACAGTGGGGCATGAGCTTATGCTATTATACGCAAAGCATTTCTAGCAGTAAGatcttgcaaaaaattatcattgcaATTTTTGAAGCAATTGATGTGGTGCTTAATAATTTGTTCTGTGCCTTTGGGATGTATATAGATTCCAATATGGATAGATAA